Proteins co-encoded in one Actinomadura luteofluorescens genomic window:
- a CDS encoding GNAT family N-acetyltransferase, producing the protein MNDTRRGGGSEEADGVALRPVAEDDLPLIERLRTDPELAGPFLWEGFTDPRRFRRRWESDGMLGEETGNLVVARGAVFCGIVSYRRVATTARAWCWSVGISLLPEARGRGAGARAQRLLAEYLFAHSPAHRVQAETETANLAEQRALEKAGFTREGVMRGWSFRDGRYRDEVLYSMLRSDLHPPGTAPG; encoded by the coding sequence ATGAACGACACCCGTCGCGGGGGCGGGTCCGAGGAGGCGGACGGGGTGGCGCTGCGCCCGGTCGCCGAGGACGACCTGCCGCTCATCGAGCGGCTGCGCACCGACCCGGAGCTGGCCGGGCCGTTCCTGTGGGAGGGCTTCACCGATCCCCGCAGGTTCCGGCGCCGCTGGGAGTCCGACGGCATGCTCGGCGAGGAGACCGGGAACCTCGTCGTCGCCCGCGGCGCCGTGTTCTGCGGGATCGTGTCGTACCGGCGCGTGGCGACCACGGCGCGGGCGTGGTGCTGGAGCGTCGGCATCTCGCTGCTGCCCGAGGCGCGCGGCCGCGGCGCGGGGGCGCGGGCGCAGCGGCTGCTGGCCGAGTACCTGTTCGCGCACAGCCCCGCCCACCGGGTCCAGGCCGAGACCGAGACCGCCAACCTCGCCGAGCAGCGCGCCCTGGAGAAGGCGGGGTTCACCCGCGAGGGCGTCATGCGCGGCTGGAGCTTCCGCGACGGCCGGTACCGCGACGAGGTCCTGTACAGCATGCTGCGTTCGGACCTGCACCCGCCGGGGACGGCCCCCGGCTAG
- a CDS encoding serine hydrolase domain-containing protein has translation MTSILRKRLGVALGVAALLVADAAPAVARPAGPVERLRQDTEAIRALGVSGVQARVVGADGRESVAVSGTADLRTGRPVSSGGYFRMASTSKTLVAVVVLQLEAEGRVSLDDSVDRWLPGVVRGNGNDGRRITIRQLLQHTSGIHDDLPGYTTPGEYYQQRYDVYEPEELVARAMAHAPDFPPGEGWGYSNTGYVLLDMVIEKVTGRRAHREIGDRVLRRAGMDQTRWLGTSPVLPRPHARAYQLFGPGSRVDVTDQVTVDYENLSWVTTTRDENRLFRALLAGRLLPARQLAEMKRTVPVSAEVQRLWPGGRYGLGLVERPLSCGGTYWSHEGGDGGYITLNGVTGDGRRSAVVSMSEARGDALEHVVEQEDAASALIDHALCGGGAGAA, from the coding sequence ATGACTTCGATTCTGCGAAAGCGCCTCGGTGTGGCGCTGGGTGTCGCCGCGTTGCTCGTCGCCGATGCGGCTCCGGCGGTGGCGCGTCCTGCTGGTCCTGTGGAGCGGTTGCGCCAAGACACCGAGGCGATTCGCGCTCTGGGCGTGAGTGGTGTTCAGGCCCGGGTGGTCGGGGCTGACGGGCGGGAGTCGGTCGCCGTGAGCGGGACCGCTGATCTGCGGACGGGGCGCCCGGTTTCTTCTGGCGGCTACTTCCGTATGGCGAGTACGTCCAAGACGCTGGTGGCGGTCGTGGTCCTGCAGTTGGAGGCCGAGGGCAGGGTCTCTCTGGACGACAGCGTCGACCGCTGGCTGCCGGGGGTGGTGCGGGGGAACGGCAACGACGGCCGCCGAATCACGATCCGCCAGCTGCTCCAGCACACCAGCGGTATCCACGACGATCTGCCCGGGTACACGACGCCGGGGGAGTACTACCAGCAGCGCTACGACGTCTACGAGCCCGAGGAGCTGGTGGCTCGTGCGATGGCTCATGCGCCGGATTTCCCGCCGGGGGAGGGCTGGGGGTATTCCAACACCGGGTACGTGCTGCTCGACATGGTCATCGAGAAGGTGACCGGGCGGCGCGCCCACCGGGAGATCGGGGATCGTGTCCTGCGGCGGGCGGGGATGGACCAGACCCGGTGGCTGGGGACGTCGCCGGTTTTGCCGCGGCCGCATGCCAGGGCGTACCAGCTCTTCGGTCCGGGTTCGCGGGTGGATGTCACTGATCAGGTCACGGTGGATTACGAGAACCTTTCGTGGGTGACGACCACGCGGGATGAGAACCGGTTGTTCCGTGCGTTGCTGGCGGGCCGTCTGCTGCCGGCGCGGCAGTTGGCGGAGATGAAGCGGACCGTTCCGGTGAGCGCGGAGGTTCAGCGGCTGTGGCCGGGGGGCCGGTACGGGCTGGGGCTGGTCGAGCGTCCTTTGAGTTGCGGGGGGACGTACTGGAGCCATGAGGGCGGGGACGGCGGCTACATCACGCTGAACGGGGTCACCGGTGACGGGAGGCGCAGCGCGGTGGTCTCGATGTCGGAGGCGCGGGGTGACGCGCTGGAGCACGTCGTGGAGCAGGAGGACGCGGCGAGTGCTCTGATCGACCACGCGTTGTGCGGTGGGGGAGCGGGTGCGGCGTGA
- a CDS encoding tyrosine-protein phosphatase, protein MDDDSRWIELDGAVNARDLGGLPTADGRATRLGRVLRSDNLQDLSVTDVRILLDDYALKNVIDLRSDAEVRLEGPGPLTRVPSVTIHQLSLFAEGGRHTDVAADVAKALPWQERPSDGPEQDRSTGHYLAYLADRGDSVVAALRVMTRTDGAALVHCAAGKDRTGVVCALALDVAGVTREAIVADYAQTGERLEAVLGRLRASETYAADLDSRPADTHQPHAAIMEKFLARIDEEHGGTIGWLSGHGWTTEDTDTLRERLLG, encoded by the coding sequence ATGGACGATGACTCTCGGTGGATCGAACTGGACGGTGCCGTCAATGCCCGCGACCTCGGTGGCCTCCCCACGGCCGACGGTCGCGCCACACGGCTCGGGCGCGTCCTGCGCTCCGACAACCTCCAGGACCTCTCGGTCACCGACGTCCGGATCCTCCTCGACGACTACGCCCTCAAGAACGTCATCGACCTGCGCAGCGACGCCGAAGTACGCCTGGAGGGCCCCGGCCCCCTCACCCGCGTGCCGTCGGTCACGATCCACCAGCTCTCGCTGTTCGCCGAGGGCGGCCGCCACACCGACGTCGCCGCCGACGTCGCCAAGGCCCTGCCCTGGCAGGAACGCCCGTCCGACGGCCCCGAGCAGGACCGCTCGACCGGCCACTACCTCGCCTACCTCGCCGACCGCGGCGACTCCGTCGTCGCCGCCCTGCGCGTCATGACCCGCACCGACGGGGCCGCGCTGGTCCACTGCGCCGCCGGCAAGGACCGCACCGGAGTCGTCTGCGCCCTCGCCCTCGACGTCGCCGGCGTCACCCGCGAGGCGATCGTCGCCGACTACGCCCAGACCGGCGAACGCCTCGAAGCCGTCCTGGGCCGGCTCCGCGCCAGCGAGACCTACGCCGCCGACCTCGACTCCCGCCCGGCCGACACCCACCAGCCCCACGCGGCCATCATGGAGAAGTTCCTCGCCCGCATCGACGAGGAGCACGGCGGCACCATCGGGTGGCTCTCCGGACACGGCTGGACCACCGAAGACACCGACACCCTCCGCGAGCGCCTCCTCGGCTGA
- a CDS encoding GlxA family transcriptional regulator: protein MAGGIHRVAVLVREGVLPMELGIVHQLFGQARSAEGAPLYEVVSCGVRPGAVRADADFAVTVRHGLEALEAADTIVVPASHVLDESRPGQGPVPGALAAAAARGARVASVCTGAFVLAAAGLLEGRRATTHWLSCGRLAETFPGVRVDAAVLFVDEGAVLTSAGEAAGIDLCLHMIRRDHGAAVAGDVARRTVVPPHREGGQAQFTALPVPPARGSARVSSTGAARAWALERLDRPVTLARLAARASMSVRTFTRRFRQETGVSPQVWLTAQRVQAARRLLEETDLPVDRVAERTGFGTAASLRRHLHAAIGVSPSSYRATFRGHHDA from the coding sequence ATGGCGGGCGGGATCCACCGGGTGGCGGTGCTGGTGCGCGAGGGCGTGCTGCCGATGGAGCTCGGGATCGTCCACCAGCTGTTCGGGCAGGCGCGGTCGGCGGAAGGCGCGCCGCTGTACGAGGTGGTGTCGTGCGGCGTGCGGCCCGGCGCGGTGCGCGCGGACGCCGATTTCGCGGTGACGGTGCGGCACGGGCTGGAGGCTCTGGAGGCGGCGGACACGATCGTCGTGCCGGCGTCGCACGTGCTGGACGAGAGCCGTCCCGGGCAGGGGCCGGTGCCGGGGGCGCTGGCGGCGGCCGCGGCGCGGGGCGCGCGGGTGGCGTCGGTGTGCACGGGCGCGTTCGTGCTGGCGGCGGCGGGGCTGCTGGAGGGGCGGCGGGCCACGACGCACTGGCTGTCGTGCGGCCGGCTCGCCGAGACGTTCCCCGGGGTGCGGGTCGACGCGGCGGTGCTGTTCGTCGACGAGGGCGCGGTGCTGACCTCGGCGGGCGAGGCGGCGGGCATCGACCTGTGCCTGCACATGATCCGCCGTGACCACGGCGCGGCGGTGGCGGGCGACGTGGCGCGCCGCACGGTGGTGCCGCCGCACCGGGAGGGCGGGCAGGCGCAGTTCACGGCGCTGCCGGTGCCGCCGGCGCGAGGGTCCGCGCGGGTCTCCTCGACGGGCGCGGCGCGGGCGTGGGCGCTGGAGCGGCTGGACCGGCCGGTGACGCTGGCGCGGCTCGCGGCGCGGGCGTCGATGAGCGTGCGGACGTTCACGCGCCGGTTCCGGCAGGAGACGGGCGTGTCGCCGCAGGTGTGGCTGACGGCGCAGCGGGTGCAGGCGGCGCGGCGGCTGCTGGAGGAGACCGACCTGCCCGTGGACCGGGTCGCCGAGCGGACGGGGTTCGGGACCGCGGCGTCGCTGCGCCGGCACCTGCACGCCGCGATCGGGGTGTCGCCCTCGTCCTACCGCGCGACGTTCCGCGGCCACCACGACGCGTGA
- a CDS encoding Fpg/Nei family DNA glycosylase: MPEGHTIHRLAAEHLRMFGGLAVAASSPQGRFAEGARWLDGRVLSEADAHGKHLLLGFDDDRTLHVHLGIYGKYAFGEGPASAPVGVVRLRLEGGGWYGDLRGPNTCELLEPGEVKLLRDRLGPDPLRGDADPEVAWWRVGRSRTPIAVLLMDQSVVAGPGNIYRAEVLFRQGIDPRLPGRRLGARRWAALWDDLVELMAAGVRAGRIDTVRPEHMPEAMGRAPRVDGHGGEVYVYRRAGLPCLVCGTEVATVEVASRNLFWCPGCQPPAV; the protein is encoded by the coding sequence ATGCCCGAGGGACACACGATTCACCGTCTGGCCGCCGAGCATCTGCGGATGTTCGGCGGTCTCGCCGTTGCCGCGTCGAGTCCGCAGGGGCGGTTCGCCGAGGGGGCGCGGTGGCTGGACGGGCGGGTGCTGTCGGAGGCGGACGCGCATGGCAAGCATCTGCTGCTGGGGTTCGACGATGACCGGACGCTGCATGTGCATCTGGGGATCTACGGCAAGTACGCGTTCGGGGAGGGGCCGGCGTCGGCTCCGGTCGGGGTGGTGCGGCTGCGGCTGGAGGGCGGCGGGTGGTACGGGGATCTGCGGGGGCCTAATACCTGCGAGCTACTGGAGCCGGGGGAGGTGAAGCTGCTGCGTGATCGGCTGGGGCCCGATCCGTTGCGCGGGGACGCCGATCCGGAGGTGGCGTGGTGGCGGGTCGGCCGGTCGCGGACGCCGATCGCGGTGCTGCTGATGGATCAGTCGGTGGTGGCGGGGCCGGGGAACATCTACCGGGCGGAGGTGCTGTTCCGGCAGGGGATCGATCCGCGTCTGCCGGGGCGGCGGCTGGGTGCGCGGCGGTGGGCGGCGTTGTGGGACGACCTGGTGGAGTTGATGGCGGCGGGGGTGCGTGCGGGGCGGATCGACACGGTGCGGCCGGAGCATATGCCGGAGGCGATGGGGCGTGCGCCGCGGGTGGACGGTCATGGCGGTGAGGTGTACGTGTACCGGCGGGCGGGGCTGCCGTGCCTGGTGTGCGGGACGGAGGTGGCGACGGTGGAGGTGGCGTCGCGGAATCTGTTCTGGTGTCCGGGGTGCCAGCCGCCGGCCGTGTGA
- a CDS encoding SDR family NAD(P)-dependent oxidoreductase: protein MPEIEPPGGLLPGRRILVVGAGTRPSDDPAAPVGNGRAIAVAAAREGAAVACADVDEHAAGQTAAMIEAEGGRACVVAADVVDPAACDRVVTRAAEGLGGLDGVVFNAGIGIGYGLAGTALADWDRVLHVNLRAPFLVGKAAMPALEAGGAMVFIGSLAGTKPGSRSPSYDASKAGLTGLVRHIAAEGAPRGVRANVVAPGLIDTVMGRDASSGNGDRDRVAGLIPMRRQGTAWEVAAVAVFLLSDRASYVTGQVLHVDGGLSTLR, encoded by the coding sequence ATGCCCGAGATCGAACCGCCCGGCGGGCTGCTGCCGGGCCGCCGGATCCTGGTCGTCGGCGCGGGGACGCGCCCCAGCGACGATCCCGCCGCGCCGGTCGGCAACGGCCGAGCGATCGCGGTCGCCGCCGCGCGGGAGGGCGCGGCGGTCGCGTGCGCCGACGTCGACGAGCACGCCGCCGGGCAGACCGCGGCGATGATCGAGGCGGAGGGCGGCCGGGCATGCGTGGTGGCGGCGGACGTGGTCGACCCGGCGGCCTGCGACCGGGTGGTGACCCGGGCGGCCGAGGGCCTCGGCGGGCTGGACGGGGTGGTGTTCAACGCCGGGATCGGCATCGGGTACGGGCTGGCGGGCACGGCGCTGGCCGACTGGGACCGCGTCCTGCACGTCAACCTGCGGGCGCCGTTCCTGGTCGGCAAGGCGGCGATGCCGGCGCTGGAGGCGGGCGGGGCGATGGTGTTCATCGGTTCGCTGGCCGGGACCAAGCCGGGTTCGCGGTCCCCGTCCTATGACGCCTCCAAGGCGGGGCTGACCGGGCTGGTGCGCCACATCGCCGCCGAGGGCGCGCCGCGCGGCGTGCGCGCCAACGTGGTGGCGCCCGGCCTGATCGATACCGTGATGGGGCGCGACGCCTCCTCCGGGAACGGCGACCGCGACCGGGTCGCGGGCCTGATCCCCATGCGGCGGCAGGGCACCGCGTGGGAGGTCGCGGCCGTCGCGGTGTTCCTGCTGTCGGACCGCGCGTCCTACGTCACCGGGCAGGTCCTGCACGTCGACGGCGGCCTGTCCACCCTGCGCTGA
- a CDS encoding TetR/AcrR family transcriptional regulator: protein MNESTRLSAQDWARAALKAIADGGLAAVAVEPLARTLGVTKGSFYAHYRNRDELIAAALTEWSRGHGADGLAEFAAITDPARRLRELLTVVVQAVQPLAPSVHLSLLGDRNDPRVRDAVRRVDQARLELLARTYRELGLPPDRAASRARVAYGAILGLQHLAQTDPDAPRSAVLADEAVAVFLP, encoded by the coding sequence GTGAACGAGTCGACCCGGCTTTCCGCCCAGGACTGGGCGCGAGCCGCGCTGAAGGCGATCGCGGACGGCGGGCTGGCCGCGGTCGCGGTCGAGCCGCTGGCGCGCACGCTCGGCGTGACCAAGGGCAGTTTCTACGCGCACTACCGGAACCGGGACGAGCTGATCGCGGCTGCGCTCACGGAGTGGTCGCGCGGCCACGGTGCGGACGGGCTCGCCGAGTTCGCGGCGATCACCGATCCGGCGCGGCGGCTGCGTGAGCTGCTCACCGTCGTCGTGCAGGCCGTCCAGCCGCTGGCTCCGTCGGTGCATCTGAGCCTGCTGGGTGATCGCAACGACCCCCGGGTCAGGGACGCGGTTCGCCGGGTGGACCAGGCCCGGTTGGAGCTCCTGGCCCGTACGTACCGCGAGCTCGGCCTGCCGCCGGACCGGGCGGCGTCGCGGGCGCGGGTCGCCTATGGGGCCATCCTCGGGCTGCAGCATCTGGCGCAGACCGATCCGGACGCTCCCCGTTCCGCCGTGCTCGCCGACGAGGCGGTCGCCGTCTTCCTTCCCTGA
- a CDS encoding isochorismate synthase, which translates to MKLAVTAPDRLTVRTAPIPDPGDLIARLPHPSALAWIRHGEGIVGWGEAARLTLPGGHDRFDAAARMLHDLFGAAAVDDTVNVPGSGPVAFGTFGFDPKSPDSTLIVPRRILGRRDGRAWLTTIGDDTDPLTLANPPQPPTGLRWSDGALPEHAWKHAVATAVDRIRRGHLAPGTDPADTTAPPPPRPADNTGHLGKVVLARDLTVRADTPIDARVLLQRLATRYPGCYTFSCAGMVGATPELLIRRTGGDIESLVLAGTTARGDTPADDQARAARLFTSAKDREEHRYAAEMVRDALTPLCAHLTVPDEPELLTLPNVLHLASPLRGRLAADRSVLDVVAALHPTPAVCGTPTDTAMDLIRELEGMDRGRYAGPVGWVDARGDGEWGIALRCAEIDGTRARLFAGCGIVADSDPDAELAEARTKFRPMQYALHG; encoded by the coding sequence GTGAAGCTCGCCGTGACAGCACCGGACCGACTCACCGTCCGCACCGCCCCGATCCCCGACCCGGGCGACCTCATCGCACGGCTTCCACACCCCTCCGCACTGGCCTGGATCCGCCACGGCGAAGGAATCGTCGGCTGGGGCGAAGCCGCCCGCCTCACCCTCCCCGGCGGCCACGACCGCTTCGACGCCGCCGCCCGCATGCTCCACGACCTGTTCGGCGCCGCCGCCGTCGACGACACCGTCAACGTCCCCGGCTCCGGACCCGTCGCCTTCGGCACCTTCGGCTTCGACCCCAAATCCCCCGACTCCACCCTCATCGTCCCCCGCCGCATCCTCGGCCGCCGCGACGGCCGCGCCTGGCTCACCACCATCGGCGACGACACCGACCCCCTCACCCTCGCCAACCCGCCCCAACCCCCCACCGGCCTGCGCTGGAGCGACGGCGCCCTCCCCGAACACGCCTGGAAGCACGCCGTCGCCACCGCCGTCGACCGCATCCGCCGCGGCCACCTCGCCCCCGGCACCGACCCCGCCGACACCACCGCACCACCCCCGCCGCGCCCCGCCGACAACACCGGCCACCTCGGCAAAGTCGTCCTCGCCCGCGACCTCACCGTCCGCGCCGACACCCCCATCGACGCCCGCGTCCTCCTCCAGCGCCTCGCCACCCGCTACCCCGGCTGCTACACCTTCTCCTGCGCCGGCATGGTCGGCGCCACCCCCGAACTCCTCATCCGCCGCACCGGCGGCGACATCGAATCCCTCGTCCTCGCCGGCACCACCGCCCGCGGCGACACCCCCGCCGACGACCAGGCCCGCGCCGCACGCCTCTTCACCTCCGCCAAGGACCGCGAAGAGCACCGCTACGCCGCCGAAATGGTCCGCGACGCCCTCACCCCCCTCTGCGCCCACCTCACCGTCCCCGACGAACCCGAACTGCTCACCCTCCCCAACGTCCTGCACCTCGCCTCCCCCCTGCGCGGACGCCTCGCCGCCGACCGCTCCGTCCTCGACGTCGTCGCCGCCCTGCACCCCACCCCCGCCGTCTGCGGCACCCCCACCGACACCGCCATGGACCTCATCCGCGAACTCGAGGGCATGGACCGCGGCCGCTACGCCGGCCCCGTCGGCTGGGTCGACGCCCGCGGCGACGGCGAATGGGGCATCGCCCTGCGCTGCGCCGAGATCGACGGCACCCGCGCCCGCCTGTTCGCCGGCTGCGGCATCGTCGCCGACTCCGACCCCGACGCCGAACTCGCCGAAGCCCGCACCAAGTTCCGCCCCATGCAGTACGCCCTGCACGGCTGA
- a CDS encoding biotin transporter BioY: MATAHATRRRPAVLGDLLPGSLARDTALVIGAAAFVGIAAQIAVPLPGTPVPVTGQTFAVLLAGAALGFGRAGLGMLVYLLAGMAGVPWFTDGTSGAGFPTLGYVIGFVAAAAAVGRLAQLGGDRTPLRTVGTMLAGTAIMYAAGVPYLMAALHVDLAKALDLGVTPFLAGDALKVLLAAGLLPAAWKITGAARR, encoded by the coding sequence GTGGCTACTGCCCACGCAACCCGGCGGCGTCCCGCCGTCCTGGGCGACCTGCTGCCCGGCTCGCTGGCCCGCGACACCGCGCTCGTCATCGGCGCCGCCGCCTTCGTCGGCATCGCCGCGCAGATCGCGGTCCCGCTGCCCGGCACCCCCGTGCCGGTCACCGGGCAGACCTTCGCGGTCCTGCTCGCCGGCGCCGCCCTCGGCTTCGGCCGCGCCGGCCTGGGCATGCTGGTCTACCTGCTCGCCGGAATGGCCGGCGTCCCCTGGTTCACCGACGGCACCTCCGGCGCCGGATTCCCCACCCTCGGCTACGTCATCGGGTTCGTCGCCGCGGCCGCCGCCGTCGGACGCCTCGCCCAGCTCGGCGGCGACCGCACCCCGCTGCGCACCGTCGGCACCATGCTCGCCGGAACCGCCATCATGTACGCCGCCGGCGTCCCCTACCTGATGGCCGCCCTGCACGTCGACCTCGCCAAGGCGCTCGACCTCGGCGTCACACCGTTCCTGGCCGGCGACGCCCTGAAGGTCCTGCTGGCCGCCGGCCTGCTGCCCGCCGCCTGGAAGATCACCGGCGCCGCCCGCCGCTGA
- a CDS encoding helix-turn-helix transcriptional regulator, protein MRASRLLSLLLLLQTRERMTARELAAELEVSVRTVYRDVDSLSAVGVPVYADRGPDGGYRLVGGYRTRLTGLTAAEAESLTLSALPGPASQLGLGDVLAAELKLMAALPPDLRTRASRIRERFHLDAPGWFRTPDDVPHLHAIADAVWNQHRIEVLYRRWRRPQQVTRHLEPLGVVLKAGTWYLIARPAPSDPPRTGTAETPADTAPAPRTYRVSRVLTLRALPGHFDRPHGFDLAAFWATYAERFEADAYREHATVKLSPDGLTRTQILLPPTMARAALDTATPPGPDGWVHATLPIESVRHAHVEFLKLGADVEVIDPPHLRDMIAATARTLAARYTPDED, encoded by the coding sequence ATGCGCGCGAGCCGGCTGCTGTCCCTCCTCCTGCTCCTGCAGACCAGGGAACGCATGACCGCCCGGGAACTGGCCGCCGAACTCGAAGTCTCCGTCCGCACCGTCTACCGCGACGTCGACTCCCTCAGCGCCGTCGGCGTCCCCGTCTACGCCGACCGAGGCCCCGACGGCGGCTACCGCCTCGTGGGCGGCTACCGCACCCGCCTCACCGGCCTCACCGCCGCCGAAGCCGAATCCCTCACCCTGTCCGCCCTGCCCGGCCCCGCCTCCCAACTCGGCCTCGGCGACGTCCTCGCCGCCGAACTCAAACTCATGGCCGCCCTCCCACCCGACCTGCGCACCCGCGCCTCCCGCATCCGCGAACGCTTCCACCTCGACGCCCCCGGCTGGTTCCGCACCCCCGACGACGTCCCCCACCTGCACGCCATCGCCGACGCCGTCTGGAACCAGCACCGCATCGAAGTGCTCTACCGCCGCTGGCGCCGCCCCCAGCAGGTCACCCGCCACCTCGAACCCCTCGGCGTCGTCCTCAAGGCCGGCACCTGGTACCTCATCGCCCGCCCCGCACCCAGCGACCCGCCCCGCACCGGCACCGCCGAGACACCCGCCGACACCGCACCCGCCCCCCGCACCTACCGCGTCTCACGCGTCCTCACCCTGCGCGCCCTCCCCGGCCACTTCGACCGCCCCCACGGCTTCGACCTCGCCGCCTTCTGGGCCACCTACGCCGAACGCTTCGAAGCCGACGCCTACCGGGAACACGCCACCGTCAAACTCTCCCCCGACGGCCTCACCCGCACCCAGATCCTGCTCCCGCCCACCATGGCCCGCGCCGCCCTCGACACCGCCACCCCACCCGGCCCCGACGGCTGGGTCCACGCCACCCTCCCCATCGAATCCGTCCGCCACGCCCACGTCGAATTCCTCAAACTCGGCGCCGACGTCGAGGTCATCGACCCCCCGCACCTCCGCGACATGATCGCCGCCACCGCCCGCACCCTCGCCGCCCGCTACACCCCCGACGAGGACTGA
- a CDS encoding fatty acid desaturase family protein, with protein MLATVSAPSRPSERSVGSDFAPLARRVRGSGLLDRRRGYYARVIGLNLAATAALWAAVAWAGDSWWTVLLGIPLAVLSARTAFLGHDAGHRQIARSARGNRWLGLLLGNLLLGMGHGWWNDKHNRHHANPNHVGKDPDVGEGVLAWTQEQAEGKRGALRWVARHQAALFFPLLTLEGVNLKVGSLLFLRGRSRRDQVLEGGLLLVHAVGYLALVFALLPVGQALALIAVQHAVFGVHLGAVFAPNHKGMAMPEPGERWGHLRRQVLTSRNVRGGVVTDWLMGGLNYQIEHHLFPGVPRCSLRRLRPLVREHCAAVGLPYAETGLVESYRLALGHMREVGEPLR; from the coding sequence ATGCTCGCGACCGTGTCCGCTCCGTCCCGGCCGTCCGAACGGTCGGTCGGCAGTGATTTCGCGCCGCTGGCGCGGCGCGTCCGCGGCAGCGGGCTGCTGGATCGGCGGCGCGGCTACTACGCGCGGGTGATCGGGTTGAACCTGGCGGCGACGGCGGCGCTGTGGGCCGCGGTCGCGTGGGCGGGGGACAGCTGGTGGACGGTCCTGCTGGGGATCCCGCTGGCGGTGCTGTCGGCGCGTACGGCGTTCCTGGGGCATGACGCGGGGCACCGGCAGATCGCGCGGAGTGCGCGGGGGAACCGGTGGCTGGGGTTGCTGCTGGGGAATCTGCTTCTGGGGATGGGGCACGGGTGGTGGAACGACAAGCACAACCGGCATCACGCTAATCCGAACCATGTCGGCAAGGACCCCGATGTGGGTGAGGGCGTCCTGGCGTGGACGCAGGAGCAGGCCGAGGGGAAGCGGGGCGCGCTGCGGTGGGTGGCGCGGCACCAGGCGGCGTTGTTCTTTCCGCTGCTGACGCTGGAGGGCGTGAATCTGAAGGTGGGGAGCCTGCTGTTCCTGCGGGGGCGTTCGCGGCGGGACCAGGTTCTGGAGGGTGGGCTGCTGCTGGTCCACGCGGTGGGGTATCTGGCGCTGGTGTTCGCGTTGCTTCCGGTGGGGCAGGCGCTGGCGCTGATCGCGGTTCAGCACGCGGTGTTCGGGGTGCACCTGGGTGCGGTGTTCGCGCCGAACCACAAGGGGATGGCGATGCCGGAGCCGGGGGAGCGGTGGGGGCACCTGCGGCGGCAGGTGCTGACGTCGCGGAACGTGCGGGGCGGTGTGGTGACGGACTGGCTGATGGGTGGCCTGAACTACCAGATCGAGCATCACCTGTTCCCGGGTGTTCCGCGGTGCAGCCTGCGGCGGCTGCGTCCGCTGGTGCGTGAGCACTGCGCGGCGGTGGGATTGCCGTACGCGGAGACGGGGCTGGTGGAGTCGTACCGGTTGGCGCTGGGGCACATGCGGGAGGTCGGGGAGCCGCTGCGTTAG
- a CDS encoding spermidine synthase, protein MGSAADTRGEHATATVVERAAGLGGELVLRRVDGDYEIISNGVFLMDTRNGESERLLVRAALDAAAARPGAPARVLIGGLGVGFSLTEALTGDDVAHVTVVEREPAVIAWHATALRPWSRDALRDPRVTVERADLLDYVTAPGAGRFDAVCLDIDNGPDWTVTPGNARLYAATGLDALAALLTPRGVLAVWSAGAAPAFEALLRGRFGSVRVRPVPVPRGEPDVVYLARDPRAAAG, encoded by the coding sequence ATGGGATCGGCTGCGGACACACGCGGGGAACACGCCACGGCGACGGTGGTCGAGCGCGCCGCCGGCCTGGGCGGCGAGCTGGTGCTGCGCCGCGTGGACGGCGACTACGAGATCATCAGCAACGGCGTGTTCCTGATGGACACCCGCAACGGCGAGTCCGAGCGGCTGCTGGTCCGCGCCGCCCTCGACGCCGCCGCGGCCCGCCCCGGCGCACCCGCGCGGGTGCTCATCGGCGGCCTGGGCGTCGGATTCTCCCTCACCGAGGCCCTCACCGGCGACGACGTCGCGCACGTCACCGTCGTCGAACGCGAGCCCGCCGTGATCGCCTGGCACGCCACCGCGCTGCGGCCCTGGTCCCGGGACGCCCTGCGTGACCCCCGCGTCACCGTCGAGCGCGCCGACCTCCTCGACTACGTCACCGCCCCGGGCGCGGGCCGCTTCGACGCGGTGTGCCTGGACATCGACAACGGCCCCGACTGGACCGTCACCCCCGGCAACGCCCGCCTGTACGCCGCCACCGGCCTGGACGCCCTCGCCGCGCTGCTGACGCCGCGCGGCGTGCTCGCGGTGTGGAGCGCGGGCGCCGCACCGGCGTTCGAGGCGCTGCTGCGGGGCCGGTTCGGCTCCGTGCGGGTCCGGCCCGTCCCGGTGCCGCGCGGCGAACCCGACGTGGTCTACCTCGCCCGCGACCCGCGCGCCGCCGCCGGCTGA